A window of the Pedobacter frigiditerrae genome harbors these coding sequences:
- a CDS encoding AraC family transcriptional regulator: protein MEPLETLEDFYERKFDLKFEGINADLGHFNVFRLEDCNAPGKPPVQYSRRDFYKVALMRGRHLYHYGDKTLEVNGSTLMFFNPEVPYTFEPLTEDATGFFCIFKDAFFTEYIRGSLKNLPMYSPNGKPAYLLNKQQDEAFALIFLKMIEELQSDYAFKFDLIRNYIMEVIHGAMKLQPSETLYKHADANARIAAVFTELLERQFPIESRSQQFNMRSAKDFAEKLNVHPNHLNRAIKTATGKTTTTHISERLITEAIALLKHTNWNISEISYTLGFEEPAHFNNFFKKQTSQTPKAYRI from the coding sequence ATGGAGCCATTAGAAACCCTCGAAGATTTTTATGAAAGGAAATTCGATTTAAAATTTGAAGGCATTAATGCCGATTTGGGACATTTTAATGTTTTTAGATTAGAAGATTGCAATGCACCTGGTAAGCCACCTGTGCAATATAGTCGCCGAGATTTTTATAAAGTTGCCTTAATGAGGGGTAGGCACCTTTACCATTATGGCGATAAAACTTTAGAAGTTAACGGCAGTACCTTGATGTTTTTTAACCCTGAAGTGCCTTATACTTTCGAGCCATTAACCGAAGATGCAACTGGCTTTTTCTGCATTTTTAAGGATGCCTTTTTTACAGAATATATTCGGGGGAGTCTAAAAAACCTTCCCATGTATTCGCCCAATGGCAAACCAGCATATTTATTAAATAAACAACAAGACGAAGCTTTTGCCTTAATCTTCCTTAAAATGATTGAGGAACTACAATCAGATTATGCTTTTAAATTTGATCTGATTCGCAATTACATCATGGAAGTAATTCATGGCGCTATGAAATTGCAACCTTCAGAAACTTTATATAAACATGCTGATGCCAATGCTCGTATTGCAGCGGTTTTTACCGAACTTTTAGAAAGGCAATTCCCAATTGAATCTCGCTCACAGCAGTTTAACATGCGTTCGGCAAAAGACTTTGCGGAAAAGCTGAATGTACACCCAAATCATTTAAACAGGGCAATTAAAACAGCAACTGGAAAAACAACAACCACCCATATTAGCGAAAGATTAATTACCGAAGCCATCGCCTTGTTAAAACACACCAACTGGAACATCTCAGAAATTAGTTATACCCTAGGATTTGAAGAGCCTGCGCACTTTAATAATTTCTTTAAAAAACAAACTAGCCAAACACCAAAGGCTTACAGGATATAA